The following proteins are encoded in a genomic region of Micrococcaceae bacterium Sec5.8:
- a CDS encoding PLP-dependent aspartate aminotransferase family protein, with translation MLSQDSLAVHAGRTGLTDLGVHAVPIDLSTTAPLPSVHDGGLAYEHLATGGSHEEGQSTVYQRLWNPTVARFEEGVAVLEDTPEAVAFATGMAALSAVLLAVVSTGKKHVVAVRPLYGGSDYLLAAGLLGNEVTFTTPAGVHAALRPDTGLVILETPANPSLELVDIAGVAAAADGVPLLVDNTFASPILQQPFRHGAAMVLHSATKFLGGHGDAMGGVVAAAPEWTTRLRRIRAVTGGILTPWPAYLLHRGLATLPVRVRAQQASAQKVASALAGHGLVRRVFYPGLPECDPHGLVGTQMAGPGSLIAFELGSAEHAGRTPGAVGMITHAVSLGGIDTLIQHPAGLTHRPVAAGAKPHAGLLRVSVGLEDPADIVADLVQAIETTR, from the coding sequence GTGCTTTCACAGGATTCGTTGGCAGTCCATGCCGGCCGGACCGGCCTCACAGATCTGGGCGTCCACGCGGTGCCCATCGATCTCTCCACCACGGCCCCGCTTCCCTCCGTGCACGACGGCGGCCTCGCCTACGAACACCTTGCCACCGGCGGCTCCCACGAGGAGGGCCAGAGCACCGTCTACCAGCGGCTCTGGAACCCGACCGTTGCCCGCTTCGAGGAGGGCGTCGCCGTCCTCGAGGACACCCCCGAGGCGGTGGCATTCGCCACGGGTATGGCCGCGCTCAGCGCGGTGCTGCTCGCCGTCGTTTCCACCGGAAAGAAGCATGTCGTGGCGGTGCGGCCGCTCTACGGCGGAAGTGATTATCTGCTGGCCGCGGGGTTGCTCGGCAACGAGGTCACGTTCACCACGCCGGCGGGCGTCCATGCTGCGCTCCGGCCCGACACCGGACTGGTAATTCTTGAGACACCGGCCAACCCGAGCCTGGAGCTGGTCGACATTGCCGGCGTTGCTGCGGCGGCGGACGGCGTGCCGCTCCTGGTGGACAACACCTTCGCCAGCCCAATCCTGCAGCAGCCGTTCCGGCACGGCGCCGCCATGGTGCTGCACAGTGCCACCAAGTTCCTCGGCGGACACGGGGACGCCATGGGCGGAGTGGTGGCTGCAGCCCCCGAGTGGACCACACGGCTGCGCCGGATCCGGGCTGTCACCGGCGGCATCCTCACCCCCTGGCCGGCCTACCTGCTCCACCGCGGCTTGGCCACTCTGCCGGTCCGGGTGCGCGCCCAGCAAGCCAGCGCCCAAAAGGTGGCTTCCGCCCTGGCCGGGCACGGACTGGTGCGGCGCGTCTTTTACCCGGGACTGCCGGAATGCGATCCGCACGGGCTGGTCGGAACCCAGATGGCCGGTCCCGGCTCCCTCATCGCCTTCGAACTGGGCAGCGCAGAACATGCCGGGCGGACTCCCGGGGCCGTCGGCATGATCACGCATGCGGTCTCCCTCGGCGGCATCGACACCCTGATCCAGCACCCGGCGGGGCTGACCCACCGGCCGGTGGCTGCCGGCGCCAAACCCCACGCCGGCCTGCTGCGGGTCTCGGTGGGCCTGGAAGACCCGGCCGACATCGTCGCCGACCTCGTCCAAGCCATCGAGACCACCCGCTAA
- a CDS encoding Lrp/AsnC family transcriptional regulator, translating to MGSSAKNLRPVVGGEPLDAIDERLLAALVDDARISNKQLAELVGIAPSTALMRTRALSERGIIEGFEAKLSLSAIGRSVQALIAVRLRAHDREQIDRFTARVPKLPAVLSTFHTSGSVDYLLHIAVATTEDLRDWVLDNLATDPVVGHTETTLVFDHIQGNLGLLPD from the coding sequence ATGGGTAGCAGTGCGAAGAATCTTCGGCCGGTCGTAGGCGGCGAACCGCTGGACGCCATCGACGAGCGCCTGCTGGCCGCCCTCGTCGACGATGCCCGGATTTCCAACAAACAGCTGGCCGAGCTGGTTGGCATCGCGCCGTCCACTGCCCTGATGCGCACCAGGGCGCTCTCCGAGCGGGGAATCATCGAGGGATTCGAGGCGAAGCTGAGCCTCTCCGCGATCGGCCGTTCGGTGCAGGCCCTGATCGCTGTCCGGCTGCGCGCCCATGACCGCGAACAGATCGACCGCTTCACGGCCCGGGTCCCGAAGCTCCCGGCCGTACTTTCAACCTTCCACACCTCGGGTTCGGTGGACTACCTGCTGCACATCGCCGTGGCCACCACCGAGGACCTCCGGGACTGGGTGCTGGACAACCTGGCCACCGACCCCGTGGTGGGCCACACCGAAACCACCCTCGTGTTCGACCACATTCAGGGCAACCTGGGCCTGTTGCCGGATTAG
- a CDS encoding MFS transporter translates to MTVFNELRMRPAAASRWGWDASTTARLVMAGVVIFTLLVGANLATPIYPLLQAKLGITALDVTVAFSAYVLALVATLILAGHWSDHIGRRAALVLAVLVGLAGGAVFATADSLFALCAGRALQGVAVALATGASSAALRELLPSRPEWASRFTLLASAGGVAAGPAIGGVLSLLPGPTSTPYYLHSLVLAALLIPLYLLKARPAITSVAGPQPLSVLAPRRPSVSREARGAFWLASSVGFLSFAVFGFCLSLAPGYFAQIVHADSRPLIGLLAGLTLGSSALSQLLAVRGRFVVPVGLGMLAVSVLLIAAAAAWSSPWLLILASITAGVGQGVSFRTVFNDVAGKVEASRHAQIISTVYVITYLGSAFPVIGLGLAAGVVGLQAAVAGFVVLCSIAAVTLAGVTLRGALRRG, encoded by the coding sequence ATGACGGTTTTCAACGAGCTTCGCATGCGCCCCGCTGCAGCATCACGCTGGGGTTGGGATGCCTCCACCACGGCACGGCTGGTGATGGCCGGCGTCGTTATTTTTACGCTGCTGGTCGGCGCGAACCTGGCCACCCCGATCTATCCGTTGCTGCAGGCCAAGCTCGGCATCACCGCGCTCGATGTCACGGTTGCTTTTTCCGCCTACGTCCTGGCGCTAGTGGCCACCCTGATCCTGGCCGGCCACTGGTCCGACCATATCGGCCGCCGGGCAGCCCTGGTGCTCGCGGTGCTCGTGGGTCTCGCCGGCGGTGCGGTTTTTGCCACGGCGGACAGCCTGTTCGCGCTGTGCGCAGGGCGGGCCCTGCAGGGGGTGGCCGTGGCGCTTGCCACCGGAGCCAGTTCGGCCGCCCTGCGGGAGTTGCTGCCGAGCCGTCCCGAGTGGGCGTCAAGGTTCACGCTGCTGGCGTCGGCAGGCGGCGTTGCGGCGGGTCCGGCGATCGGGGGAGTGCTCTCGCTGCTGCCCGGTCCCACCTCAACGCCCTACTACCTTCATTCGCTGGTTCTGGCGGCGCTGTTAATCCCGCTGTACCTGCTCAAGGCCCGTCCAGCCATCACTTCGGTCGCGGGCCCGCAGCCGCTGAGCGTGCTCGCGCCCCGCAGGCCTTCGGTATCCCGCGAGGCGCGCGGCGCCTTCTGGCTGGCGTCCTCGGTGGGTTTCCTCAGTTTTGCCGTCTTTGGCTTCTGCCTGTCCCTGGCGCCTGGCTACTTCGCCCAGATTGTTCACGCCGACTCGCGGCCGCTCATCGGCCTGCTGGCCGGACTCACTCTTGGATCCTCCGCACTGAGCCAGCTTCTCGCCGTGCGGGGACGCTTTGTAGTGCCGGTGGGACTGGGCATGCTCGCCGTATCTGTGCTGCTGATTGCAGCGGCCGCCGCCTGGAGCAGCCCGTGGCTGCTGATCCTCGCAAGCATCACGGCCGGGGTGGGGCAGGGCGTGTCCTTCCGGACGGTCTTTAACGATGTTGCCGGGAAAGTTGAGGCCTCACGCCATGCCCAGATCATCAGCACCGTCTACGTCATCACATACCTCGGCAGTGCGTTCCCCGTCATCGGGCTGGGCCTCGCCGCCGGCGTCGTGGGGCTGCAGGCAGCGGTGGCTGGCTTCGTTGTGCTGTGTTCGATCGCGGCAGTCACTCTCGCAGGAGTCACCCTGCGCGGGGCCCTTCGCCGCGGCTAA
- a CDS encoding Lrp/AsnC family transcriptional regulator, with the protein MNRSDDLNSLDPTDLKILLELIRDPRIQIGDLSETLGIARNTAQSRVRRMQRSGLLHEGGREIDLEAVGYDVVAFVTIEVTHRELDGVVGALRLIAQVLEVHEISGRGDVWCRVVATDTHNLQVALRSILRIKGVIRTETVLALHTHIQYRTEPLISRLAQGSSLPPAAPRAQNTA; encoded by the coding sequence ATGAACCGGAGTGACGATTTGAACAGCCTGGACCCCACTGATCTGAAGATCCTGCTGGAATTGATCCGGGATCCCCGGATCCAGATCGGCGACCTCAGCGAAACCCTCGGCATCGCGCGCAACACGGCTCAGTCCCGTGTGCGCCGCATGCAGCGGTCCGGCCTGCTGCACGAGGGCGGCCGCGAGATCGATCTGGAGGCGGTGGGTTACGACGTCGTCGCCTTCGTTACCATCGAGGTCACGCACCGGGAGCTGGACGGCGTGGTGGGTGCGTTGCGCCTGATCGCGCAGGTCCTGGAAGTCCACGAAATCTCCGGCCGCGGCGACGTCTGGTGCCGGGTGGTGGCCACCGACACCCACAACCTGCAGGTAGCCCTGCGCTCCATCCTCCGGATCAAGGGAGTCATCCGGACCGAAACGGTCCTTGCCCTGCATACCCACATCCAGTACCGCACCGAGCCGCTGATCAGCCGGCTGGCGCAGGGCAGCTCGCTGCCGCCCGCAGCTCCGCGGGCACAAAACACGGCATAA
- the corA gene encoding magnesium/cobalt transporter CorA — MTIIDNAVYVDGVRSAEPQSLEQTFDNLSRNGGMAWIGLYRPTAEEMAAVAAEFGLHRLAVEDAISAHQRPKLERYDDNLFTVLRPARYLDATETVEFGELHVFTGRNFVVTVRHAETGGVAEVRRKLEQRPELLAHGPEAVLYALMDQVVDDYVPVVAGLENDIDEIEDQLFAGDSAVSRRIYELAREVIQFQRAIHPLPAMMQLLRRGFEKYDVKTELQHNLRDVEDHVERLVSRADSFRDLLQNALTLDGTLTANRMNEASAEQNEQVKKISSWAAIFFAPSIVAGIYGMNFDQMPELHWTFGYPMAIGLMVATATLMYGIFKKKGWL; from the coding sequence GTGACTATTATCGATAACGCCGTCTATGTGGACGGCGTCCGCAGCGCCGAGCCGCAGAGCCTCGAGCAGACTTTCGACAACCTGAGCCGCAACGGCGGGATGGCGTGGATCGGCCTGTACCGGCCCACTGCCGAGGAAATGGCCGCCGTCGCGGCTGAGTTTGGGCTGCACCGGCTGGCCGTTGAGGATGCGATTTCGGCCCATCAGCGTCCCAAGCTGGAACGCTACGACGACAACCTCTTCACCGTGTTGCGGCCGGCGCGGTATCTGGACGCGACCGAGACGGTCGAGTTCGGCGAGCTGCACGTGTTCACCGGCAGGAACTTCGTGGTGACCGTCCGGCATGCCGAAACCGGCGGAGTGGCGGAGGTGCGGCGAAAGCTGGAGCAACGCCCGGAGCTGCTGGCCCACGGCCCGGAGGCGGTGCTTTACGCCTTGATGGACCAGGTGGTGGATGACTATGTACCCGTGGTGGCGGGGCTGGAGAACGACATCGACGAGATCGAGGACCAGCTGTTTGCCGGCGACTCCGCCGTCTCCCGGCGGATCTACGAGCTGGCCCGGGAGGTCATCCAGTTCCAGCGGGCCATCCATCCCCTGCCTGCCATGATGCAGCTGTTGCGGCGCGGGTTCGAAAAGTATGATGTCAAAACCGAACTCCAGCACAACCTCCGCGACGTCGAAGACCACGTGGAGCGGCTGGTCTCGCGGGCTGATTCCTTCCGGGACCTTCTGCAAAACGCCCTCACCCTTGACGGCACTCTGACGGCCAACCGGATGAACGAGGCGAGCGCAGAGCAGAACGAGCAGGTCAAGAAAATCTCGTCCTGGGCGGCCATCTTCTTCGCCCCGTCCATTGTGGCCGGAATCTACGGAATGAACTTTGACCAGATGCCCGAGCTGCACTGGACGTTCGGCTACCCCATGGCGATCGGGCTGATGGTGGCCACCGCAACCCTGATGTACGGCATCTTCAAGAAGAAGGGCTGGCTCTGA
- a CDS encoding ABC-F family ATP-binding cassette domain-containing protein, protein MSLIRLQDVSVRYDNTQILREAFFRLEAGDRVGLIGKNGSGKTTILKLVLDQVQPDTGVVTVEQGTKVGYFSQFSELNGDATILEVLDALFSGIKAVEAELAAIDVSIAAGPADAELDRLISRQAELFEDMERLDGWDYPRRIDTVLTTLGFDEGHRRCAIDELSGGWRNRAALAKILLEGPDVLLLDEPTNFLDVAGVEWLESWFRDFKGAAIIVSHDRKFLDAVVTRILEVENFHLHEYPGNFGEYVVQKQFRLKTLEQQFVHESELLAFEAEGIADRREAAKAASRGLGSQLAKIKKSRTPRPVDQIVTEIYGGLHVKDILCRVDGLGKSYGDKTLFDDLSFEIRKGNRIVVLGSNGSGKSTLLRVLTGEEQPDAGQVTWAKGPGFVSYNQMLDDLDDADTVSHAVNALPESLAFSATKKSVNRFLAMFQFSEADLKQKIGNLSGGQKARVAMAQCLLSGASVLLLDEPTNHLDMSSTQVMERALVHFPGAVVVVSHDRFFSEKIANRLLVFGADGAVPGQIDVRVA, encoded by the coding sequence ATGAGCCTGATCCGGCTGCAAGATGTCAGCGTGCGCTACGACAATACCCAGATTCTGCGGGAAGCGTTCTTCCGCCTCGAGGCCGGGGACCGGGTGGGTCTGATCGGCAAGAACGGCTCCGGCAAGACCACCATCCTCAAACTGGTCCTCGACCAGGTACAGCCGGATACCGGCGTGGTCACAGTGGAGCAGGGCACCAAGGTGGGCTATTTCTCGCAGTTCTCCGAACTTAACGGGGACGCCACAATCCTCGAGGTGCTCGATGCCCTGTTCTCCGGGATCAAGGCGGTGGAAGCCGAACTGGCCGCCATCGACGTATCCATTGCAGCCGGTCCCGCCGACGCCGAACTCGACCGTCTCATCAGCCGGCAGGCCGAGTTGTTCGAGGACATGGAACGGCTCGACGGCTGGGACTACCCGCGCCGCATCGACACCGTTCTCACCACCCTGGGCTTCGACGAAGGACACCGCCGGTGCGCGATTGATGAGTTGTCCGGCGGTTGGCGCAACCGTGCCGCCCTGGCCAAGATCCTGCTCGAAGGCCCCGACGTGCTTCTCCTCGACGAGCCCACCAACTTCCTGGACGTCGCCGGCGTCGAATGGCTGGAAAGCTGGTTCCGGGACTTCAAAGGCGCAGCCATCATCGTCTCGCACGACCGGAAATTCCTCGACGCCGTCGTCACGCGGATCCTCGAGGTGGAGAACTTCCACCTGCACGAATACCCGGGCAACTTCGGCGAATACGTCGTCCAAAAGCAATTCCGCCTCAAAACCCTTGAGCAGCAGTTCGTGCATGAGTCCGAACTGCTCGCCTTTGAAGCCGAAGGAATTGCCGACCGCCGGGAGGCCGCGAAAGCGGCCAGCCGCGGGCTCGGAAGCCAGCTCGCCAAGATCAAAAAGTCCCGCACACCGCGGCCGGTGGATCAGATTGTCACTGAGATCTACGGCGGGCTGCACGTCAAGGACATCCTCTGCCGGGTGGACGGGCTGGGGAAGTCCTACGGGGATAAGACACTGTTCGATGACCTGAGCTTTGAGATCCGCAAGGGAAACCGGATCGTGGTCCTTGGGTCCAACGGCAGCGGCAAGTCCACCCTGCTGCGGGTCCTGACCGGCGAAGAGCAACCCGACGCCGGGCAGGTGACCTGGGCCAAGGGGCCGGGCTTTGTCTCCTACAACCAGATGCTTGATGACCTCGACGACGCCGACACCGTCTCCCACGCGGTCAACGCGCTGCCTGAGAGCCTGGCCTTCAGCGCCACGAAAAAATCGGTCAACCGGTTCCTGGCGATGTTCCAGTTCTCCGAGGCCGACCTCAAACAGAAAATCGGAAACCTCTCCGGCGGCCAGAAAGCCCGTGTCGCCATGGCACAGTGCCTCCTGTCCGGCGCCTCGGTGCTGCTGCTGGACGAACCGACCAACCACCTGGACATGTCCAGTACCCAGGTCATGGAACGGGCACTGGTGCATTTCCCCGGAGCGGTCGTGGTGGTCAGCCACGACCGGTTCTTCAGCGAAAAAATCGCCAACCGCCTCCTGGTGTTCGGTGCCGACGGTGCCGTCCCCGGACAAATCGACGTCCGCGTCGCCTAA
- a CDS encoding class I SAM-dependent methyltransferase translates to MSWTDAGQVRTARWRSANGRPAPARVEVVTDSLTADQANRMASQGTAMLWHGDFHNARQILNALDRRLASGKKKSAETPADEFYRHRQSRSHRARILGLLLIPLHPGPVVPLRRSPDIRAAAEEAYGGISEPSVVSLHELVGAIGAHEWRRNGVYVDALQGRIHPHYGTFFPTRSEYVDLVGTAPLPSDSLAFDVGTGTGVLAAVLARRGVRRVLATDNEPRAIACAAENFRNLGVEARAEAVLGDMFPPGRAPLIVCNPPWIPATPHSSLDNAVYDPGSRMLLRFLKELPRHLEPGGEGWLVLSDLAEHLGLRSRSALLDAIEAAGLQVVERLDTRPTHAKASDPTDRLFAARSAEVTSLWRLAVR, encoded by the coding sequence GTGAGCTGGACCGACGCCGGCCAGGTCCGGACGGCGCGCTGGCGTTCAGCCAACGGCAGGCCCGCGCCCGCACGCGTTGAGGTGGTGACCGACTCCCTGACGGCTGACCAGGCGAACCGGATGGCGTCCCAGGGCACCGCCATGCTGTGGCATGGAGACTTCCACAACGCGCGGCAAATCCTTAACGCCTTGGACCGGCGGCTGGCTTCCGGGAAAAAGAAGTCCGCCGAGACTCCGGCCGACGAGTTCTACCGCCACCGCCAGTCCCGCTCGCACCGGGCACGCATCCTGGGGCTGCTGTTGATTCCGCTTCACCCGGGCCCGGTGGTGCCGCTTCGGCGCTCTCCGGACATCCGGGCCGCTGCCGAAGAGGCCTACGGGGGCATCAGCGAACCCTCGGTGGTCTCGCTCCATGAGCTCGTCGGGGCGATCGGTGCCCACGAGTGGCGCCGGAACGGGGTCTACGTTGATGCCCTGCAGGGCCGCATCCATCCGCACTACGGCACGTTTTTCCCGACCCGCAGCGAGTATGTGGATCTGGTAGGCACCGCACCGCTTCCCTCCGATTCGTTGGCGTTCGACGTCGGAACCGGCACCGGGGTGCTGGCAGCCGTGCTCGCCCGCCGCGGCGTCCGCCGCGTACTGGCGACGGACAATGAACCCCGCGCGATTGCCTGCGCCGCGGAGAACTTCCGGAACCTCGGCGTGGAGGCCCGTGCCGAGGCGGTCCTGGGCGATATGTTCCCGCCCGGCCGTGCGCCGCTGATCGTGTGCAACCCGCCGTGGATTCCGGCCACACCGCACTCCTCCCTGGACAATGCCGTCTACGACCCCGGCAGCCGCATGCTGTTGCGTTTCCTGAAAGAACTTCCCCGCCATTTGGAGCCGGGCGGGGAAGGCTGGCTCGTCCTGTCGGACCTGGCCGAACACCTGGGCCTGCGGTCCCGGAGCGCGCTGCTGGACGCCATCGAGGCGGCCGGGCTGCAGGTGGTAGAGCGTTTAGACACCCGGCCCACCCACGCCAAGGCGTCCGACCCCACCGACCGCTTGTTCGCCGCCCGCTCGGCGGAGGTCACCTCGCTGTGGCGGCTCGCCGTCCGTTAG
- a CDS encoding GatB/YqeY domain-containing protein, producing MTTLKERLHADVVGHMKDRNKVALTTVRNVLGEIETREKSGKTPIVLDDAQVTSLLQKEAAKRRDTARIYTEAGESGRAAAEIAEAEIIEAYLPKALTAAEVEAIVDEVVGSLTADGTALTMRQLGAVMKPVTAKVAGRFDGKAVSEIVRSRMAP from the coding sequence ATGACCACCCTGAAAGAACGCCTGCACGCTGACGTCGTCGGCCACATGAAGGACCGCAACAAGGTCGCACTCACCACGGTGCGCAACGTCCTGGGCGAAATCGAGACCCGCGAGAAGTCCGGCAAGACCCCGATCGTGCTGGACGATGCCCAGGTGACGTCGCTTCTGCAGAAGGAAGCCGCCAAGCGCCGCGACACGGCCCGGATCTACACCGAGGCAGGGGAGTCCGGCCGGGCGGCCGCGGAAATCGCCGAGGCGGAAATCATCGAGGCCTACCTGCCGAAGGCACTCACCGCAGCCGAAGTGGAGGCGATCGTGGACGAGGTCGTGGGCTCCCTCACCGCCGATGGCACCGCACTGACCATGCGCCAGTTGGGCGCCGTGATGAAGCCGGTGACCGCCAAGGTCGCCGGACGCTTTGACGGGAAAGCCGTCAGCGAAATCGTCCGGAGCCGCATGGCCCCGTGA
- a CDS encoding cellulase family glycosylhydrolase, whose product MRSNHPLDTARVRLRRGAASVAVTAATLTGLLAVSGCAGPAPFAADRAVEAAPAATGWLHTDGGVIRDSNNNPYTVKATSWFGLETPDCVPHGLWGTLTIDEALANIKSMGFNTVRLPFSNECLAATSIKGSVNYWANRAYNLEGRRPLDVLDTVIARAKANGLKIILDRHRPSSADQSPLWYTSAVPETKWIADWKMLATRYKADPTVIGADLHNEPAGAATWGRGTAATDWQAAATRGGNAVLASNPNLLIIVEGIENQGNGTATWWGGGLADVGAKPVVLNTPHRVVYSPHDYPASLYAQKWFSDPAYPANLPSVWDKNWGYIQKQGIAPVLLGEFGSALATESDKQWMTSIVSYLATNTMSYAYWSFNPNSGVTGGLVKADWRTQETAKLAALAPILTPGPAGTVPVPSPSPTASATATPSPTAPASPKPPATTSPKPTATPSPTAASGGASISATWKATSSWNGGYVATIEATGRRIAPSWSVSWRDPNVTKVVNSWGVNCTIVPKVSVTCTGSDWAATILPGLKRTAGVQLESLKAPVNPVLTAK is encoded by the coding sequence TTGCGGAGCAACCATCCCCTCGATACCGCCCGGGTGCGCCTGCGTCGAGGTGCCGCGTCTGTTGCTGTGACCGCCGCGACCCTGACCGGTTTGCTGGCCGTCTCGGGCTGCGCCGGCCCGGCGCCTTTCGCCGCTGACCGGGCCGTCGAGGCCGCGCCGGCTGCGACCGGGTGGTTGCACACCGACGGTGGGGTCATCAGGGATTCCAACAACAACCCGTACACCGTCAAGGCCACGTCCTGGTTCGGGCTCGAGACCCCGGACTGTGTCCCGCACGGTCTCTGGGGGACACTCACCATCGACGAGGCGCTGGCCAACATCAAGTCGATGGGCTTCAACACTGTCCGCCTGCCTTTCTCCAATGAGTGCCTGGCAGCGACTTCGATCAAGGGCAGCGTCAACTACTGGGCGAACCGCGCCTACAACCTTGAGGGCAGACGACCGCTGGACGTTCTGGACACGGTCATCGCCCGCGCCAAGGCCAACGGGTTGAAGATCATCCTGGACCGCCACCGCCCCAGCTCCGCTGACCAGTCGCCGCTGTGGTACACGTCCGCCGTTCCGGAGACCAAGTGGATTGCCGACTGGAAAATGCTCGCCACCCGCTACAAGGCCGACCCCACCGTTATCGGGGCCGACCTGCACAACGAACCCGCCGGCGCGGCAACCTGGGGCCGTGGCACCGCCGCCACCGATTGGCAGGCAGCCGCCACCCGGGGAGGTAACGCCGTGCTGGCCTCCAACCCCAACCTTTTGATCATCGTCGAAGGCATCGAGAACCAAGGCAACGGAACTGCCACCTGGTGGGGCGGCGGCCTCGCCGACGTCGGCGCCAAGCCCGTCGTGCTCAACACGCCCCACCGCGTGGTTTACTCCCCGCATGACTACCCGGCATCGCTGTACGCGCAGAAATGGTTCAGTGACCCGGCCTACCCGGCCAACCTGCCGTCCGTCTGGGACAAAAACTGGGGCTACATCCAGAAGCAGGGCATCGCCCCCGTGCTGCTGGGTGAATTTGGCTCCGCGCTGGCCACCGAATCGGACAAGCAGTGGATGACGTCGATCGTCTCCTACCTCGCCACCAACACGATGAGCTACGCCTACTGGTCCTTCAACCCCAATTCCGGCGTCACCGGCGGGCTCGTGAAGGCCGACTGGCGGACGCAGGAAACCGCGAAGCTCGCCGCCCTGGCGCCGATCCTCACCCCGGGCCCGGCAGGCACCGTTCCGGTACCGTCACCTTCCCCGACCGCTAGCGCGACCGCCACGCCGTCGCCTACCGCTCCCGCCAGTCCCAAACCCCCAGCCACAACCAGTCCCAAACCCACCGCCACTCCGTCGCCCACGGCTGCGTCCGGCGGGGCGTCCATCAGCGCGACCTGGAAGGCCACCAGCTCATGGAATGGCGGGTACGTTGCCACTATCGAGGCCACCGGCCGGCGGATAGCGCCCAGCTGGTCCGTTTCCTGGCGAGATCCCAACGTCACCAAAGTGGTCAACTCCTGGGGCGTGAACTGCACCATCGTTCCGAAGGTTTCCGTGACCTGCACGGGCTCCGACTGGGCGGCCACCATCCTTCCGGGGCTCAAACGGACCGCCGGCGTGCAGCTGGAGTCGCTGAAGGCACCGGTCAATCCGGTCCTCACGGCCAAGTAG